One region of Acropora muricata isolate sample 2 chromosome 13, ASM3666990v1, whole genome shotgun sequence genomic DNA includes:
- the LOC136895270 gene encoding uncharacterized protein, which translates to MSFAGIELDSICLEARLPHDKIEKCISLISVFLHRKKVTLKEVQSLNGLLNFACSVIRPGRAFLRRLIDLTVGVRLPNHCIRLNREVKEDLKTWLSFLLNFNGRYFFLDDLWVNSSKLNLFTDASGAHGFGAIFGSHWCYGKWSSNWEYQNIAILEFYPIVLSLYLWGEAMSNQCILFFTDNESLVHVINKQTCKDKHLMAFVRKLVSICLHHNILFKAKHIPGIHNNQADALSRLQVQTFRHLAPAHMDPLPTDIPQHLQPQNWVQYYRRAWTLFYKFLNTIFQSVSNSFPISPNTLALFVAYMYNGHYAPSTVSSYVSALGYSHKFLGYSDPTKVFFIIQMLKVPLKRNFCILFYLPNL; encoded by the exons ATGTCCTTTGCAGGTATTGAATTAGACTCCATTTGTTTAGAGGCTCGTCTGCCTCATGATAAGATTGAAAAATGTATTTCCCTGATCTCAGTTTTTCTCCACCGCAAAAAGGTCACCTTAAAGGAGGTACAGTCCCTCAATGGCCtcttaaattttgcttgttcaGTCATAAGACCAGGACGGGCCTTTTTAAGACGTCTGATTGACCTGACAGTGGGGGTACGTTTACCGAACCATTGCATTAGACTTAATCGTGAGGTAAAGGAGGATCTCAAAACATGGCTTTcctttttattaaatttcaatGGAAGGTATTTTTTCTTGGACGACTTATGGGTCAATTCCTCCAAATTAAATCTTTTTACTGATGCCTCTGGTGCACATGGTTTTGGTGCTATATTTGGGTCTCACTGGTGCTATGGGAAATGGTCTTCTAATTGGGAATACCAGAATATTGCAATTCTAGAGTTTTATCCTATTGTCTTAAGTCTGTACCTTTGGGGCGAAGCCATGAGTAATCAGTGCATATTATTTTTTACCGACAATGAATCCCTGGTTCATGTGATCAATAAGCAAACGTGCAAAGACAAACATTTAATGGCCTTTGTTCGGAAGCTGGTTTCTATATGTTTACATCAcaacattcttttcaaagccaAACACATTCCGGGAATTCATAATAACCAAGCTGATGCTCTGTCTCGCTTGCAGGTGCAGACTTTCAGACATCTAGCCCCAGCTCACATGGACCCCTTGCCCACAGATATTCCCCAGCATCTGCAGCCTCAGAATTGGGTTCAATA TTATCGACGCGCCTGGACACTTTTTTATAAATTCTTGAACACAATTTTCCAGTCCGTTTCCAACTCCTTTCCCATCTCACCTAATACTCTGGCTCTTTTTGTCGCTTACATGTATAATGGACATTATGCTCCATCCACAGTAAGTTCCTATGTGTCCGCTCTCGGCTATTCACACAAATTTCTCGGTTATTCAGATCCTACCAAGGTCTTCTTCATCATTCAAatgcttaaagtgccactgaaacgaaatttttgtatcctcttttatttgcccaatctatag